One Periophthalmus magnuspinnatus isolate fPerMag1 chromosome 15, fPerMag1.2.pri, whole genome shotgun sequence genomic window carries:
- the LOC117382832 gene encoding collagen alpha-1(XVII) chain-like — protein sequence MERLTGGMDFSTGMSEERVVTEAVTSSSRLTSLPPKGTGGSNHRIMSSGAGGLGLEKNVLTQNTSGTYFSSSSVGVSSSTYASSSGVYLSGDSSGGGDGVGGFLDVEGYGSSGGGGGGGGSSYMASSTSVSKVRSSNSTGGGRRTQTASSSGGISPSTFRERKTVSSRSGGYDGSSSANSSPEFTRKDYGNYCAGNSRGRSESRESEIRARLQSASPSATRWTELDDVKKLLKGRSSSVSPTRSSSASITLPVPKKTTAEPKTVSVATQSVSSMFDSGLRSDQFIDTTGLYDNTISFGQYSSSVKSGQYDTGLKTSAYDMSVRSGQYDSGVKAGTYSGSLASGQFDTMNGYKSSQYDMSLRSGHYDLGLKTDHYDSGVKSSQYDVGVKSGHSTIRSAQYDNATVDAALPAFTWSTATLPSSSVPPVSATSYSYQISTNNMGGSVPLSPASPSSLSVYGFQNNLGPTSGSVLTTSGANTSASLGGYGVQKNVSSAAVVGSAVSTGTRSQTEDSYKRFVAADKENFSAKRDGETLILAKDSGKQFTSGSSVHIGGGSLSGDSIKKEKLISSYGETGQLKADLGHSYYGSSGVLMKDKATYAEIRRDSGVFGGGGFCCCSDSCCSWWKWLLGLLLLGLLLLGLLFGLIALAEDVRKLKNRVASLETEAAVTAARTSRFSGGNEINTYIDGAGGAGGAGSGTDNKLYVGAGGVGAGGTGTVGGAGAVGGAGSSTETRVGVGVGVGAGGTAGGTAGGTAGGATGSGSSGVAVVGAGGATSGGAGSAGGTLGGGAAGGGGSNGAGNTIIYFGSAGTSGGTGTGTITDTGYTGSSTGTSSFTWSGGHLDAATLQLAIQHMLRSELQSQAFRAYLASSVQVERGLPGPKGDPGLKGETGYPGIPGPMGHAGPEGPKGQKGSMGEGGPEGPPGLRGREGPPGPRGEPGPHGFGEKGDKGAAGEPGVPGIMGPVGPKGLTGAPGHGGPPGQPGLQGFRGEPGLPGPKGDRGLPGFQGLKGEIGDKGPRGLPGDIGVPGAPGPAGEKGPKGSMGLSGQDGAKGSRGDQGPVGPPGLRGPAGPPGDAGLPGQTGLQGPPGIAGIPGRPGAKGEPGEPGRIINAAGSTSVGIPGPPGPAGPPGPAGPPGLSGPIGPAGLPGQTGPKGDRGEQGEPGVSVRTSETISSSRTQSQYSAGGVSGVVGPPGPPGPPGPPGRPGDSRQGPPGPPGPPGQLGYGRPGPKGDRGDSGFASSSGTTHYTGPPGPPGPPGPKGSTGAQGPRGLPGEPGNTISYSGVQTVQGPPGPPGPPGRQGPQGIKGDPGVPGIPGTSRGSVSVTAGPPGPPGPPGPPGQPGSFSSSSDMRQYISEYISRSGQFAVQGPPGPPGPPGAPGSYTGSLEDLSARIIAYLQRSSSSVRIGIPGPPGPPGPPGQGSLTVGTLIALLQRDDVRRYVIGPPGPQGPPGPPGATVEGSYGGYTIEQIATYVIKIITDRGLTRGPPGPPGPAGPPGPGSSGFTTATIDYSALMRNSEFRSWMNSALQHSNSGPPGPPGVPGLPGPPGPQGPPGVSTSTVYGSGGRSYSFEDIQRYIQTSGIRGLPGPPGPPGPQGPPGGYSGSVTYSGNFPRESIRSEVQEYLSSESVRRSIMGPPGPKGQKGDRGDPGLMRTQTQSHSFSQGDSRYGTHGTQIKEIDISGLTETLDYSNVAMKVTDYIKNQGLLQEYLVDGPLRTQVRAIQGPPGPPGPPGPPGYSRVLASYGNITADLMDFFRAHGTIPGPTGQPGPRGERGYPGPKGDKGDPGQPGLPGLPGSYTVQIPHRLQKRDTAKRVKGLRHKDLRPADGG from the exons atggagagattaACAGGAGGGATGGACTTCTCCACAGGAATGTCCGAGGAGAGGG TTGTGACAGAGGCCGTTACGTCTTCGTCCCGACTGACTTCTCTCCCACCAA AGGGAACCGGTGGATCAAATCACAGAATTATGTCCAGTGGTGCTGGTGGGCTGGGCTTGGAGAAGAATGTCTTAACCCAGAACACCAGTGGAACTTATTTCTCTTCAT CCTCTGTGGGGGTGAGCAGCAGCACATATGCCTCCTCCTCAGGTGTGTACCTGAGCGGAGACTCCTCGGGCGGGGGAGATGGCGTGGGGGGCTTCCTGGATGTGGAGGGCTATGGCAGcagtggtggaggaggtggaggaggggggagcAGTTACATGGCCAGCTCCACCTCTGTGTCCAAGGTGAGGTCCAGCAACTCAACAGGGGGAGGCAGGAGGACGCAGACCGCCAGCTCATCCGGAGGAATCTcaccctccaccttcagggagAGGAAGACCGTCTCCAGCCGCTCTGGAGGTTATGATG GAAGTTCCAGTGCAAATTCTTCTCCCGAATTTACTCGGAAAGATTATGGAAACTATT GCGCAGGGAACTCAAGAGGAAGAAGTGAAAGCAGAG AGAGCGAGATCCGAGCCAGGCTGCAGAGCGCTTCACCCTCAGCCACCAGAT GGACAGAACTGGATGACGTGAAGAAGCTGTTAAAAGGACGCTCGAGCAGCGTGAGCCCCACCCGCTCATCCTCCGCCTCCATCACTCTGCCCGTGCCCAAAAAGACCACAGCAGAACCCAAGACCGTCTCCGTGGCAACTCAGTCAG TGTCCAGCATGTTCGACTCTGGCCTGCGATCAGACCAGTTCATCGACACCACAGGCCTCTACGACAACACCATCTCTTTTGGACAGTACAGCAGCAGTGTTAAGTCAGGCCAGTACGACACAGGCTTAAAAACCAGCGCGTACGACATGAGTGTCCGATCAGGCCAGTATGACTCCGGCGTTAAAGCGGGTACGTACAGCGGCAGTCTGGCGTCCGGGCAGTTCGACACCATGAACGGCTACAAGTCCAGCCAGTATGACATGAGTCTAAGGTCCGGGCATTACGATCTGGGCCTGAAGACGGACCACTACGACTCGGGAGTCAAGTCCAGTCAGTATGATGTCGGAGTAAAGTCGGGTCATTCCACTATTCGCTCAGCCCAATATGATAACGCTACAGTGGACGCGGCGCTGCCAGCTTTTACCTGGTCCACTGCCACTCTGCCGTCCTCGTCTGTGCCCCCTGTGAGTGCCACCAGCTACAGCTACCAGATCAGCACCAACAACATGGGAGGGTCTGTGCCACTCAGCCCtgcctctccgtcctctctgtcag TGTATGGTTTTCAGAATAATTTGGGTCCTACGTCTGGCAGTGTGCTCACCACCAGTGGAGCCAACACCAGTGCGAGTCTGGGAG GCTATGGGGTGCAGAAAAATGTGTCCAGTGCGGCTGTGGTCGGCTCTGCAGTTTCCACAG GCACCAGATCTCAAACAGAGGACTCGTATAAGAGGTTTGTTGCTGCAGATAAAGAGAATTTTTCAGCCAAGAGGGATGGGGAAACTCTGATCCTGGCCAAAGACAGTGGAAAGCAGTTTACGAGTGGCAGCAGTGTGCACATCGGAGGAG gTTCTCTGTCTGGAGACTCTATCAAGAAAGAGAAGCTTATCTCAAGCTACGGAGAGACGGGTCAGCTGAAGGCGGACCTTGGACACTCGTATT ATGGAAGTTCTGGCGTTTTGATGAAAGATAAAGCCACATATGCAG AGATCCGTCGGGACAGTGGGGTTTTTGGAGGTGGGGGATTTTGCTGCTGTTCTGATTCGTGCTGCTCGTGGTGGAAATGGCTCCTCGGACTCCTCCTTCTTGGCCTTCTCCTGCTTGGACTTCTCTTTGGTCTCATTGCTCTGG CGGAGGACGTGAGAAAGCTAAAGAACCGTGTTGCTTCACTGGAGACAGAGGCAGCCGTCACTGCCGCCCGCACCAGCCGCTTCTCGGGTGGAAACGAAATCAACACTTACATCGATGGAGCGGGTGGAGCGGGTGGAGCGGGGTCCGGTACTGACAACAAGCTCTACGTGGGAGCAGGGGGCGTTGGAGCAGGAGGGACAGGAACAGTGGGAGGAGCCGGAGCAGTAGGAGGGGCAGGGAGTAGCACAGAAACACGGGTAGGAGTCGGGGTGGGAGTTGGAGCTGGTGGTACCGCCGGAGGAACAGCAGGGGGCACTGCGGGTGGAGCTACCGGCAGTGGTTCAAGTGGAGTGGCTGTGGTTGGAGCTGGAGGGGCAACCAGCGGTGGGGCAGGTAGTGCTGGGGGAACActtggaggaggagcagctggTGGAGGAGGCAGCAATGGAGCAGGGAACACCATCATCTACTTTGGATCAGCGGGCACCAGCGGAGGAACAGGAACTGGCACCATCACTGATACTGG CTACACTGGAAGCAGCACAGGGACGAGCAGTTTTACCTGGAGCGGAGGTCATCTGGATGCAGCCACTCTACAGCTGGCCATCCAGCACATGCTGAGATCTGAGCTGCAGTCGCAAGCATTCAGAG CGTATTTAGCATCTTCTGTTCAAGTAGAGCGGGGGCTACCTGGACCTAAAG GGGATCCAGGATTAAAag GAGAAACAGGTTATCCAGGAATTCCAG GTCCTATGGGTCATGCTGGTCCTGAGGGTCCTAAAGGCCAAAAAGGAAGTATGG gTGAAGGCGGACCAGAGGGACCCCCAGGTctcaggggccgcgagggtccACCAGGCCCCAGAGGAGAGCCAGGACCACATGGTTttggagagaaaggagacaaag gtgctgCTGGTGAGCCTGGTGTTCCTGGAATTATGGGCCCGGTCGGACCAAAAG GCTTAACAGGAGCTCCTGGTCATGGTGGACCTCcag gccAACCAGGTCTGCAAGGATTCCGCGGGGAACCAGGATTACCAGGGCCCAAAG GTGACAGAGGACTTCCTGGATTTCAAGGTCTCAAAG GTGAAATAGGTGACAAAGGTCCAAGGGGTCTGCCAG GTGACATTGGTGTACCTGGGGCGCCTGGGCCAGCTGGAGAGAAGGGACCCAAAGGATCAATGG gtCTTTCTGGACAAGATGGTGCAAAAGGATCAAGAG GTGACCAAGGCCCTGTTGGACCTCCAGGACTTCGAGGCCCGGCTGGTCCTCCTGGAGATGCTGGTCTGCCAG GTCAAACCGGGCTTCAAGGGCCACCAG GAATCGCAGGAATTCCAGGACGTCCTGGAGCCAAAG gtGAACCCGGTGAACCAGGAAGGATCATTAATGCAG CTGGTTCTACCTCTGTGGGCATCCCAGGACCCCCAGGCCCTGCTGGTCCACCTGGTCCTGCTGGACCTCCAGGATTATCAG GTCCCATCGGTCCTGCTGGCCTTCCTGGCCAGACTG gTCCTAAAGGTGACAGAGGTGAGCAAGGGGAGCCAGGAGTAAGTGTGAGAACCAGTGAAACCATTAGCTCAAGTAGAACACAAA GCCAGTATTCTGCAGGTGGAGTGTCGGGAGTAGTTGGCCCCCCAGGGCCCCCTGGCCCCCCAGGACCACCTGGGCGTCCAG GAGATTCAAGACAAGGTCCACCTGGGCCTCCTGGTCCTCCTGGCCAGC taggATATGGTAGACCAGGGCCTAAAGGAGACCGAGGGGATTCAGGCTTTGCTTCCAGCTCAG GCACAACACACTACACCGGGCCACCTGGACCACCTGGGCCTCCCGGACCGAAGGGATCAACAG GAGCCCAAGGTCCAAGAGGCCTCCCAG GTGAACCAGGAAACACAA TTTCTTACAGTGGAGTGCAGACTGTGCAGGGACCACCCGGCCCACCCGGGCCGCCCGGGCGCCAGGGACCACAGGGAATCAAAG GAGATCCTGGAGTCCCAGGTATTCCCGGCACTTCAAGAG GCTCAGTGTCTGTCACTGCTGGCCCACCTGGTCCTCCTGGACCCCCAGGACCACCTGGACAGCCAGGCTCGTTCTCTTCTTCCAGTGACATGCGCCAGTACATCAGTGAATACATAA GCCGCAGTGGTCAGTTTGCTGTACAAGGACCTCCAGGCCCCCCCGGGCCTCCTGGTGCTCCCGGTTCCTACACTGGCTCCCTTGAGGACCTGTCTGCTCGGATCATTGCATACTTACAGC GGTCAAGCTCTAGTGTGAGAATCGGTATACCAGGACCTCCAGGACCACCTGGGCCCCCGGGTCAGGGCTCTCTGACAGTCGGCACGCTAATAGCATTGTTACAGA GAGATGATGTGAGGAGATATGTGATAGGACCACCAGGCCCACAAGGACCACCTGGACCCCCAGGAGCAACAGTGGAGGGGTCTTACGGCGGTTACACTATAGAGCAGATAGCCACTTATGTCATCAAAATCATCACTG acagaggactcACTCGAGGACCACCAGGACCACCTGGACCTGCTGGACCCCCAGGCCCTGGAAGCTCAGGTTTCACTACAGCCACCATTGATTACTCTGCACTTATGAGAA ATTCAGAATTCCGCTCTTGGATGAACTCGGCTCTGCAGCACAGCAATTCTGGACCCCCAGGTCCACCTGGTGTCCCAGGACTACCTGGTCCCCCTGGACCCCAAGGACCCCCTGGAGTGTCTACCTCCACAGTCTATGGCTCAGGAGGTCGCAGCTACAGCTTTGAGGATATCCAGAGATATATACAGA CATCTGGAATACGAGGTTTGCCAGGGCCTCCAGGTCCTCCAGGCCCACAGGGACCACCAGGCGGTTACAGTGGCTCTGTCACGTACAGTGGAAACTTCCCCCGAGAGAGTATCCGCTCTGAGGTGCAGGAGTATCTGTCCA GTGAGAGTGTTCGCCGCTCCATCATGGGACCTCCAGGGCCAAAAGGACAGAAGGGAGACCGCGGAGATCCAGGTCTCATGCGCACCCAGACTCAAAGCCACAGCTTCTCTCAGGGTGATTCTCGCTATGGCACCCATGGGACTCAGATCAAAGAGATCGATATCAGCGGGCTCACAGAGACTCTGGATTACTCTAATGTAGCCATGAAGGTCACAGACTACATTAAGA ATCAAGGCCTCCTGCAGGAGTATCTGGTAGACGGGCCTCTGAGAACTCAAGTTCGAGCAATTCAGGGCCCCCCCGGTCCACCAGGCCCCCCTGGGCCCCCAGGATACAGCCGTGTCCTGGCCTCCTATGGCAATATCACTGCTGACCTGATGGACTTCTTCAGAG CACATGGCACCATCCCAGGCCCTACAGGACAACCTGGTCCCAGAGGGGAAAGAGGCTACCCAGGACCCAAGGGGGACAAAG GTGATCCGGGACAACCAGGTCTACCGGGATTACCAGGATCATACACTGTACAAATTCCACACAGACTCCAGAAGAGAGACACAG CCAAAAGAGTGAAAGGTCTTCGTCACAAAGACCTTCGCCCAGCTGACGGAGGCTGA
- the sfr1 gene encoding swi5-dependent recombination DNA repair protein 1 homolog produces the protein MEITPKATAKFKSVYSTPEDTGDRSPCGSSTEKSQHRLSASLRERLKRSRRSFTSPLSVAKRLCVDEEDDEARSQQVTTVTTKETVNNPPLNRHNVDVRRNVSGSNNRGDCSSGPISEQLHQLRGEVKDKTETLRRLKMVKMYRSKNNLTQLQSLIDKWRRCAQAVLYELQSQVTQDGKKTSLSELIDLFGLEDNILHFDRTEEDFTT, from the exons ATGGAGATCACACCAAAAGCAACAgccaaattcaaatcagtttatTCCACTCCCGAAGACACAGGAGACAGAAGTCCGTGTGGCTCCAGCACAGAAAAG TCACAGCACAGACTCAGTGCTTCTTTGAGGGAGAggctgaaaagatccaggcgcTCCTTCACCTCTCCTTTGTCCGTGGCCAAACGCTTGTGTGTGGATGAAGAGGATGATGAAGCCCGAAGCCAACAAGTCACAACAGTAACTACCAAAGAGACAGTTAATAACCCTCCATTGAACAGGCACAATGTGGACGTGAGGAGAAACGTGTCCGGATCAAATAACAGAGGAGACTGTAGCAGTGGACCCATTTcagaacaactccaccaactgaggGGGGAGGTGAAAGATAAGACAGAGACTCTGAGAAGACTAAAGATGGTGAAGATGTATAGAAGCAAG aatAATCTCACTCAACTCCAGTCCTTGATTGACAAGTGGAGGCGCTGTGCCCAGGCTGTGCTTTATGAACTGCAGTCACAGGTCACCCAAGATGGAAAGAAAACCAGTCTATCAGAACTTATAGATCTGTTTGGCTTAGAGGACAATATTCTGCACTTTGACCGCACAGAGGAGGACTTCACGACATAA